One Pseudomonas abieticivorans genomic region harbors:
- the hisD gene encoding histidinol dehydrogenase, protein MIRYLKKGKPAEQKAELNAQVRDTVEQIIHAIEQRGEAAVREYSEKFDHWNPASLRLSQAEIQACIDSLSPQVIADIQFAQAQIRRFAQIQLLSMRDVEVQTLPGVVLGHKNIPVNSVGCYIPGGKYPLLASAHMSVLTAKVAGVKRVIACAPPFEGRPSPQIIAAMAMAGADEIYVMGGVQGVAAMALGTENIEKVDMIVGPGNAYVAEAKRQLYGRVGIDLFAGPTETMVICDDTVDAELVAVDLLGQAEHGPTSPAFCVTTSTRIAEALPAAIENVLARLDTAPIASVAWRDYGEIILCDSDEEMLAESERICSEHVQVMTRDPDWFLARMTNYGGLFLGHRTNVSYGDKVIGTNHTLPTMGAGRYTGGLWVGKFIKTHTYQRVLTDEACVAIGEVCSRLCALEHFSGHKEQADIRVRRLKKAS, encoded by the coding sequence ATGATTCGCTACTTGAAAAAAGGCAAGCCGGCCGAGCAAAAGGCTGAACTCAACGCTCAGGTGCGCGACACCGTGGAGCAGATCATCCACGCCATCGAGCAGCGTGGCGAGGCCGCCGTGCGTGAGTACTCGGAAAAATTCGACCACTGGAACCCGGCGAGCCTGCGGCTGAGTCAGGCAGAAATTCAGGCCTGCATCGATAGCCTGTCACCCCAGGTCATTGCAGACATCCAGTTCGCCCAGGCGCAAATCCGCCGTTTTGCGCAGATCCAGTTGCTGTCCATGCGCGACGTCGAGGTCCAGACCCTGCCCGGCGTGGTGCTGGGCCACAAGAATATCCCGGTGAACTCGGTGGGCTGCTATATCCCTGGCGGCAAGTACCCGCTGCTGGCCTCGGCGCACATGAGCGTGCTGACCGCCAAGGTGGCAGGCGTGAAACGAGTGATTGCCTGTGCGCCGCCGTTCGAGGGCCGGCCGTCACCGCAAATCATCGCCGCCATGGCCATGGCCGGCGCCGATGAAATCTACGTGATGGGTGGGGTGCAGGGCGTCGCGGCGATGGCCCTGGGCACTGAGAACATCGAGAAAGTCGACATGATCGTCGGCCCGGGCAACGCCTATGTGGCCGAAGCCAAGCGCCAATTATACGGCCGCGTGGGCATTGACCTGTTCGCCGGGCCCACCGAAACCATGGTGATCTGCGACGACACGGTGGACGCCGAACTGGTGGCCGTCGACCTGCTGGGCCAGGCCGAGCACGGCCCCACGTCCCCGGCGTTTTGCGTGACCACCAGCACCCGCATTGCCGAGGCGCTGCCAGCGGCGATCGAGAACGTATTGGCGCGCCTGGACACCGCGCCTATCGCCAGCGTGGCCTGGCGCGATTATGGCGAGATCATCCTGTGTGACAGCGATGAAGAGATGCTCGCCGAGTCCGAGCGCATCTGCTCCGAGCACGTGCAGGTCATGACCCGCGACCCGGACTGGTTCCTGGCACGCATGACCAACTATGGCGGGCTGTTTCTGGGCCACCGTACCAACGTGTCCTACGGCGACAAAGTGATCGGCACCAACCACACCCTGCCGACCATGGGCGCTGGGCGTTACACCGGTGGCTTGTGGGTGGGCAAGTTCATCAAGACCCACACCTACCAGCGGGTGCTCACCGACGAAGCCTGCGTGGCCATCGGTGAAGTCTGTTCGCGGCTGTGTGCGCTGGAGCATTTTTCTGGCCACAAGGAGCAAGCCGACATTCGTGTGCGCCGCTTGAAGAAGGCCTCGTGA